The Mesorhizobium loti DNA segment GGTCTTGTTCGGCAGTTCTGAAGGCGGCGTCCTTTGCATGCTTCTTGCGGCGACCTATCCCGAACGAAGGTTCTCCGTCACTGGCCAACTCTGAAGGCGATAGCCGCCACGCCGCCGACGAAAGAATGTGGCGCCGCCGGCAGAGAGAGGCGTGGGCGCCGTCGGCGTATGGCTGGGCTTTCCACTTGCAGATCCGATCATCGGCCTCTTGATCACGGTGGCCATCTTCGCGATCGTTTGGCAGTCTTCCAAGGCAGTGCTGACGCGCATGCTTGACGGCGTCGAACCCGGCATTGTCGATGAAATCCATCACGCCGCCGAACACGTGCCCGGCATCGAGCGTGTCCAGGGCGTGCAGGCGCGCTGGATTGGCCATCGCCTGCATGCCGACGTCGCCATCAGCGTCGCGGATGCGGCAACGACCAAGGAGGTGCTTGGCGTCACCGAAACCTTCAGGGAGGAATTGTTTGCTCATCTGCCGGCGCTATCAGAAGCGAATATCCGCCTGGAGAATCCGGGCGGGCTGCCAACGATGGGCGCGGCAGCGCCACATGTTCATGATCATCATGCGACGGCTCCTTTCACGGTCGCATGTGAGCTGGCCGTCGGAACGTTGGAAATTGTCGACACACCCGCAGGGGAGCGGATGTGTCTCACCGTGGACCGGCATGCCGGCGACTTGACCGCAACGGTGATTGTCGAACGCCCCAACGGGCCAGAGACGCTTCGCCTTGAACCCGTCGCTGGCAACCATCATCGCCTTCAGAGCACGGTGGCCCCTATGGAAGCCCATGAGTTTCAGGCGAGGCTGGTATTGGCCGCGAAGGATCGCGAACGGGTGCTGCAGTTCAAGATGGTCGAGCCGGAAGGCCACCATCACTTAGATCTGGATTGCCTTTCAGCCGCAGCGGTCAACGACCTGTCGTTCCTCCAAAAAGACAGATATATGCTGCGACGGCTCACTAACCGTACGCCACCTCTTCTGCCCCAGGTGATCGCCCTCGTCGGCACTGGCCTTGCCACCGTCGTCAGTCTTACTTGCTACAGGGCGGCTCACCCGGATGCCCGCAGAACGGCTTCTTACCCGGCGGCGGCTGGGGCTTAGGCTGCTCCGGCAGACGTCGCTCTCGCATCTGGGGCTTTGGCTGGGTCTGGAACTGCGGCTTCGGCTGCGCCTGGAACTCCGGCTTCGGCTGCGCACGGAATTCCGGTCTCTGCGGCTTGGAGTACACCTGCGCGGGCGGCTTTTCCTGCTTGACCTGGCGCTGCACATTTTCATTCGGCTTGTTGACCCTGACGTTCCGCTGGACGTTGACCTCGCCGCCCGCTGATCCGCCAACGGCGTTGGGGAGCTTGCGGAACTTCCTGTTCCTTTCGTTCCCGTTCGCCGAACCGGCCCCCTGCCCTTTCGGCTCCACGACCACGGCCTGGCCGGACGATGGACGCTGCTTGCGTAGCAGCTTCTTCTGCCTGCCGCTGGGCGCATTTTGGTCGGTGAGCACGGACGGGCTGTTCGGCTTGAACTTCTGCTGGGCGCTCGAACCCTTCCCGACCGGCGCATTGACCGTGGGGAGCTTGCGCAACTCGGCATTCTTGCCCTGACCATTGCCCTGCCCAGCCCCCTGGCCTTCCATACTGGCGGCGCCTGCATTTCCTATAGCTTGCGGGTTCCCGCCTGCCGTCCCTTGCTTGCGCAGCAGCTTCTTCTGCTTGCCTTCGGGCGCGTTTTGGTCGGTGAGCACGGACGGGTTGTGCGGCTTGACCTTCTGCTCGGCGCTTGGCTCATTCACGGCCGGCGCACCACTGACCTTCGGGAGCTTGAGAGGCTTGCCCCCCTTGCCCTGTCCATTGGTCAGCCCGCCCTGCTGGCCATTGCCCTGTCCGATAGCGGCGCCGGCATTTCCGGTAGGCTGCTGATTGTTGCCGTCTACGGTCCCTTGCTTGCCAAGCAGCTTCTTGGACTTGTTGTTGGGCAAATTCTGACCGTTAAGCATCGGCGGCTTGCCGTTGACGAGCGGCAGCGTCTTGCCGTTGGCTCCGGGCAAGGCGTGGTCGGTGGGCAGCTTGCCACTGGTGGACAGCGTCTTCGACTGCGGCGTCGCCCCGCTGGGCTGCTGACCCTGCGTCACACCCTGGCCGAGCTTGCCCTGAGCGGCAGGGTTCTGGTTAGAGAGCGCGGCCTTCTTCTGCAGCAGCGGCGGCAGCGCAACCTTGGTCGCGATCGCGGCCGCGCCCAAGCCTGCGGCCGCGCCGAGCTTCTGGCCCGTATTGAGACCGCCCGGCGCATTGCCATTGCTCTGCCCGGCCTGATTGTTGGTCTCGTTGTTGATCGTCGTGTTGTTGATGATCAGGGTGTTGTGGATGTTGTTGAAGACAATGTCATCGGGCGGCGGCACAATGTTGTGCGGTGGGTTGACCCACACCGGCACCGGCACGAAGACCGGCACCGGCAGAACGAAGATTCCGACCGGCGGCGGCGGCGGTGCCAGTTCAATGAAGTCGCGCGGCCGCGGCGGCAGGAAGGTGACCGCCACGGGTGGCGGTGGCGCGAAATCGAATTCCGGGTCGTCGAAATAGAGCACGGGCCGGTCAACATAGATGATCTCCTCCTCCGGCGGCGGCGGCACGTCGTATTCAAAGACCGCAAAATCCTCCGGCGGCTGCAGCGCTGCATCGAAATGCTCCAGCCGGCGGCGGGCATCCCAGGCGTGCGGGCCGTGCGGATAGCGATCAAGGTAGGACCAGTAGGCTTCGGGCGTGTCCTGGAGCCAGGTTTCGCGCCAAGTGATCGCTTCGCGCCGCGCCGCCAGGATCGCGCGTACGCGCTTGGCCATCGGGTCGTGCGGATAAGTGACGATGAAATCCTCGTAGCCGCGCATGGTATCGCGATCGAGGGCCGCGACGTAAGCGTCGCGCGCGTTGAAGTCGCGAATCGGCTTGGTCCTCATGGTGCGGGCGTCCGCCGATGAAACCGGGGGCGCGGGCGCATCCGAAGCACGATCGAAGAAGACGAAGGGTGCGCTGACCTTCGAGGCGTTCCAGGGCACTTCCGCACCCTGCGTCACCTCGTTGACGCGCAGGCGCGTGCGGTCAAAGACGTCGCCCAACTGCAGGCCGCCTTCGCGCATCATTTCGGCCAGCGCCTGGGCATAGACGCCGTATGGCCCCTTGCCCTCGGGCACGACCGTGCCGGGAGCGGCATTGAAGGCGATCAGCATGTTCGGGTCGGGATCGACAAGCGCAAGGCCGCCAGCAAGTGGCTGATTCGACTGCGCGAAGGAATTCGGCCGCGCCGTATCAAGCACGACAATGTTGACCTTCGTCGGCAAAGCGGCCAGGGGCTTGGTGAGATCGGACACCCGCACCGCCGTGATCGGCACGTCGGCGGCATTGTTTATCTGGGCATCGACCGGCACAAAGTAGTTCTCACCTTCGAACTGCACGCCATGGCCTGCGAGATAGACAAAGACGATTGCATCCGCACCGGCTGCGTTCACCTTGGCGAGGAAATCGCGGAATGCGCCGCGCAACGATTCCTGGTCAACGTCGCGCGCACCGACAACGTCAAACCCGGCCGCCTGCAAGGTCTGCGCGATCAGGCCGGCATCGTTGGCTGGCGTTGCGAGTGCGCCGGATTGATAGGCGGCATTGCCAATCACGAAGGCCAGGCGCTTTTCATTTTGGGCAACCGCTCCGGTCGCGAAACAGACCCCGAAAACAGTCAGCGCGACAAGGAAGCACAGGAACTTCTGGAGCATTCGCATTACAATCCGCCACCCATGCAAACTACAACGCCGCAAAGATCGAAATGTTTCCCAGAAACGGTGCGAAGCAGAATCTCGCCGGCCTTGCGGCGCAAATCCATCCAAAAAAGCAGCTTTGGTTACCCTGACCCGACGCCATTGCACGTCCGCCGGTCCGGGCACCTCCTGCATGGCCTTGCTATGCGTATCGGACACGCGACGGTAGCAGAAGTCCTGTCAGGGCTTGTTGCAATTAGGCTGCTGCCAGATAAAGGCCCGCCCAGAGCTACCTAGTCTAAGGGCTATCGACATCCAAGCAGGGCATGCAGGACTCATCATTCAGAGCCTGCTAAACTTCGGCGCATATCGGAGGGATGTCATGCTCAACCCGTCGCAGCAGATCATGAGGCTAGGATTCGGATTCGCCGTGTCACAGGCACTGCGCGTCATTATCGAACTCGGCATCCCCGATCTCCTGGCTGCCAGCCAACAGTCGGTGGATGAACTAGCGGCTACCACTCAGTCAGATGCTGACGCGCTTTATCGTGTAATGCGGCTTCTCGCGCCCGAAGGGGTCGTTAGGGAAGTGCTGCCCCGCCATTTTGAGTTGACGGAGGTTGGCGCCGTGCTGCGCTCCGATCAGCCTGGCCCCCGTGACTTCGTTCATATGATCAACGGCGAGGTCTATCTTGCCTTCGAGCAGCTCATGCATTCTGTCCGCACCGGAAAGCCAGCCTTCGACAAGGTGTTCGGCAGCCCAAGGTTTGACTGGCTGTCGGCGCACCTCGAGCAGGCTGCCTTGTTTCAGCGTGCCATGGTCGCCCTGAGTCAAGGCAGCAACGAGGCAGTTGCCGAAGCTTGTGACTTCAAGCCGTTCACGCGGGTCGTCGACGTTGGCGGGGGACATGGCCAGCTTCTCTCAGCGATCCTGGCTCGCAATCCCCATTTGGACGGCGTGCTTTTCGATCTGCCTTCGGGCGTCGCGGCAGCACGCCAGGGTGCCGGAGGGGACCTGCCGCGCACCGAATTTGTTGCCGGTGATTTCTTTGAAAGCGTTCCCACCGGTGATGTCTACGTCATCAAAAAGGTCATTCACGATTGGGACGACAGGCGTGCCGCGGTGATCCTGCAAAATTGCCGCAAGGCAATGCTGCCGAACGGCAAGGTGTTCGTGGCCGAGACGCTCGTGCCGCCGGGTGACGAGCCGAGCCAGATCAAGGGTATCGACGTGGTCATGCTCGCCGTCACTGGCGGCCTGGAGAGAACGCAGACCCAATATGCAAGCTTGTTCGGCGCCGCTGGGCTGCGGCTTGAACGAGTGATTCAGACCCGAGGACCCATTTCCATCCTTGAGGCCTGCCCAGCCTAACGCGGCATGGTCCACGTCGCGCACTGAACCGAACACTACAAGCCGTCCCTCCGAGTTTCGATCAAGGGAGCGAAACCACGAATGCCTCTGTCTGCACTTTCTCCATCCTGAATTCCTCGCCGCATTCCTGGCGGTTTGCTTGCAGGCCGACAAGGGTCTCCGGCGGACATAGGCCGGATGGGCCGAATACCCGACTGATCTCGCGGTGGCCGTTTTCAAGGACTGACATCCTGCGCGTGTTTTGAAGCGCGGCGGCATTCATTCCTGTCCAATTTCGCAGGTTTCCTACCGCTCGCCCTTCCCGCCGACGGGTCGAGGAATCAGTCATGATCGCAGTGCCACGCAGAAGAACGCCCAACGGTCCGCGGAAAGATTCGCAGCGGCGCAATTTTGCGATGTTCCGGACCAACGTGTCGGAGCTGGTCGGGGTTGCGCAAGCGGGCTGGATCGGCGGGTGCTGAGGGTCAGGCGCGGTTTTGAAGCGCCAGCTCTCTCGTTGCCGGTCTCGACGATATCGCATTGATGGGTCAGGCGATCGAGGAGCGCCGTGGTCATTCTTGACATCACCGAAAACGGGAGGCCATTCCCCAAAAGGTGGTGGTGACGATGACCGAGGTCTGCTCGGAGAGGCGGCTGATCAGATGGAACAGCAATTGGCGGACTGATTGGGCGAAGGCAGATAGCCGCGTTCATCGACAAGGACGAAATCCCGTGCGGCCGAGATAGCCGGCCATGCGAACGGTCACCGGCCAAGCGAGCCGCCGGCGCCGAGCAATGACTATCTCCGGTCAGAGTCTCGATCGATCGTTGGCCGCTACCACCCGTAGCTGAAAGTGGCGCCGCCACCGCCATCGCTGTTCTGAACGACATTGGTGTCTGTGTTTCTGCCGAATTGGAAAATACCGTAGGCGTTGTCATTGCCGTTCTGCTGCAGGGTGGCGGAATGGCCGTTGCCCTCCTGCTGGATGATGCCGAGATTGCCGCGGCCGTTTTGTCCGATGCCGGCGGCGTTGCCCTGTCCCAACTGGCGGATGCTGGCGCCGTGCAGGCCGCGATACAACGAATAGACGTGCAGGCCAGTCGCCAGGGCGCCAGCGTCGCGAGCGTTGGCGGGGGCATAGGTCACAGAAACCCAGCCTCCTGCGAAGGCCGGTGCGGACAGCGCCGCCTGGCCGATGCTGCCGGCAACCAGAGCTGCGGTAAGCGTCTTGAACATGGTGAAGGTCATCGTGGTCTCCATTTTCCGGCTGCCCCAGCCTATGGCCAACCTTCTCATTTCGCGGCTGAACCGTGCCGGAATCGGTCGTCCAGCTGTCGTTCAGTCATTTTCTCCCTGGCCTGGCGCACATGGAAAAGGGCGCCGAATGCCGGCGCCCTTTTCCATAAATGTGGCGATGCGGTCAGGTTGGGCCGCCAACCCGCTTGGCGCAGCCGATGCTCTTGCCATCGACCGTGACCTTGAGCCTGGCGTCGAAGACGGCGCCCTTCGCGTCCAGCATGACGGTGCCGAGCGTCGCTGGCTTGTCAGGCGCAACGCTGAAAGGGCCGCCCTGCTCGATATTGGTGCCGCCGGTGCGACCGGCACTTTCGACATGGAAGGAATAGGTGCCGCTGACGTCTCTATCGGCATGGGCGAGCGCCTCCAGCGAGACCATGCCGCCTTCCGGCGTGGCGCGAATCTCGCAGCGAACCGGCGCGATGGACTGGTCGGCACTGGCCATGGTCGCCAGCGCGCCCACCGGAACCAGGATCAGGGCGAGTGCCGTTATGACGGGGCGAGGATGCTTGGCGATGCGGAGCATGGTTCGTCTCCTTAGCGTTCGTTGGCCGCGGTCGCGGACTCTTTCCGCGGCCGCCCCCAGCCGTTGCCGTGTTTATGGGCAGGCCTGGACGAAGGCGGCGACATTGCCGCTGCCGCCCTGGCTGACATTGGCGTCACAGCCGTGGCCCACCTGTACGCCGGCGGCGATGTTGCCATTGCCGTCCTGCGTCAGGATGGTGGTGTGGTTGGACCCAAATTGGGCGACGCCAGCAACATTGCGGTTGCCGTTCTGATAGGTGGCTCCGTAGTTGCCGACGCCTTGCTGGCCGATAGCCGAAAGGTTGTGGCGCCCACGCTGCTGGCCGACCAGCGTGTTGAAGCGACCGTCCTGGTAGACCCGGATACGGTTCTTGAAGCCGCTCTGGGCGCCGCCAGCCGAGTTCGACCAGCCATATTGCTCGATGCTGACGTCGTTGGCCATGGCCGGGGCGACGGCGGTGATACCGACAAGAGCGGCGAGCGCGGTTGCGATGAGAGAATTGCGGATCATGAGAGCGTCTCCTTTGGCGGGCGGGACCGCGAGTTGAACGGCTTCTTTTTAGGAGATGCCGTTCGAACTGATGCTGAAGGCATCATTCAGTCGCGGTTCAGGAAGGAGCGGAAGCGGATCAGCTCGGCGGAAACGATCCGCGCTCACATTGCCTTCATTACGGAATTCCCGAGCGCCTCGTTAGGCTCTCCTTCGGCTGCCAAGCGGAAATACCGTCGCGACCCCGTCAGGAATTAGAGGCCCTGGCAACAGCGCGACGGCGTGGCTCGCACGGAGTTCCCCCGACAGCGGCGACGGCGACAAAGGAGTATCCGTGCCGGTCTGGACTTCGTGCTCATTCCTTGGTCGCGGCGGCGATCATCGAGACCGCAGCTGCGATCAGGAGCTATCTGCGCGAGAAACGGTGCGCCACGAGCCCGACGGACAAGGTAGGCGCCGCCGAACCCGCCAGCTTGGCTGAAGCGAGGATTCCGATTTGGAAGGCGCGGAAGCCCAACACGGCAGATAGGGGGCAAGAGACTAACGAGTCCGTCGACAGTGCTCGCAGTCCTCGCGAAGCCAGCAGATACGCTGTTTCCGGCGGAAGGAGTGTTAACTTGCGTACGCCACCTTTTAGCCACCTGGATTATCCCCTCGAGATTGGTACTCGGCGCTTTGTTGTCCTTTGTTGG contains these protein-coding regions:
- a CDS encoding peptidase C14 caspase catalytic subunit p20 translates to MRMLQKFLCFLVALTVFGVCFATGAVAQNEKRLAFVIGNAAYQSGALATPANDAGLIAQTLQAAGFDVVGARDVDQESLRGAFRDFLAKVNAAGADAIVFVYLAGHGVQFEGENYFVPVDAQINNAADVPITAVRVSDLTKPLAALPTKVNIVVLDTARPNSFAQSNQPLAGGLALVDPDPNMLIAFNAAPGTVVPEGKGPYGVYAQALAEMMREGGLQLGDVFDRTRLRVNEVTQGAEVPWNASKVSAPFVFFDRASDAPAPPVSSADARTMRTKPIRDFNARDAYVAALDRDTMRGYEDFIVTYPHDPMAKRVRAILAARREAITWRETWLQDTPEAYWSYLDRYPHGPHAWDARRRLEHFDAALQPPEDFAVFEYDVPPPPEEEIIYVDRPVLYFDDPEFDFAPPPPVAVTFLPPRPRDFIELAPPPPPVGIFVLPVPVFVPVPVWVNPPHNIVPPPDDIVFNNIHNTLIINNTTINNETNNQAGQSNGNAPGGLNTGQKLGAAAGLGAAAIATKVALPPLLQKKAALSNQNPAAQGKLGQGVTQGQQPSGATPQSKTLSTSGKLPTDHALPGANGKTLPLVNGKPPMLNGQNLPNNKSKKLLGKQGTVDGNNQQPTGNAGAAIGQGNGQQGGLTNGQGKGGKPLKLPKVSGAPAVNEPSAEQKVKPHNPSVLTDQNAPEGKQKKLLRKQGTAGGNPQAIGNAGAASMEGQGAGQGNGQGKNAELRKLPTVNAPVGKGSSAQQKFKPNSPSVLTDQNAPSGRQKKLLRKQRPSSGQAVVVEPKGQGAGSANGNERNRKFRKLPNAVGGSAGGEVNVQRNVRVNKPNENVQRQVKQEKPPAQVYSKPQRPEFRAQPKPEFQAQPKPQFQTQPKPQMRERRLPEQPKPQPPPGKKPFCGHPGEPPCSK
- a CDS encoding curlin associated; the encoded protein is MIRNSLIATALAALVGITAVAPAMANDVSIEQYGWSNSAGGAQSGFKNRIRVYQDGRFNTLVGQQRGRHNLSAIGQQGVGNYGATYQNGNRNVAGVAQFGSNHTTILTQDGNGNIAAGVQVGHGCDANVSQGGSGNVAAFVQACP
- a CDS encoding Cobalt transporter; protein product: MAPPAERGVGAVGVWLGFPLADPIIGLLITVAIFAIVWQSSKAVLTRMLDGVEPGIVDEIHHAAEHVPGIERVQGVQARWIGHRLHADVAISVADAATTKEVLGVTETFREELFAHLPALSEANIRLENPGGLPTMGAAAPHVHDHHATAPFTVACELAVGTLEIVDTPAGERMCLTVDRHAGDLTATVIVERPNGPETLRLEPVAGNHHRLQSTVAPMEAHEFQARLVLAAKDRERVLQFKMVEPEGHHHLDLDCLSAAAVNDLSFLQKDRYMLRRLTNRTPPLLPQVIALVGTGLATVVSLTCYRAAHPDARRTASYPAAAGA
- a CDS encoding Methylase involved in ubiquinone/menaquinone biosynthesis, with translation MLNPSQQIMRLGFGFAVSQALRVIIELGIPDLLAASQQSVDELAATTQSDADALYRVMRLLAPEGVVREVLPRHFELTEVGAVLRSDQPGPRDFVHMINGEVYLAFEQLMHSVRTGKPAFDKVFGSPRFDWLSAHLEQAALFQRAMVALSQGSNEAVAEACDFKPFTRVVDVGGGHGQLLSAILARNPHLDGVLFDLPSGVAAARQGAGGDLPRTEFVAGDFFESVPTGDVYVIKKVIHDWDDRRAAVILQNCRKAMLPNGKVFVAETLVPPGDEPSQIKGIDVVMLAVTGGLERTQTQYASLFGAAGLRLERVIQTRGPISILEACPA
- a CDS encoding curlin-associated protein; its protein translation is MTFTMFKTLTAALVAGSIGQAALSAPAFAGGWVSVTYAPANARDAGALATGLHVYSLYRGLHGASIRQLGQGNAAGIGQNGRGNLGIIQQEGNGHSATLQQNGNDNAYGIFQFGRNTDTNVVQNSDGGGGATFSYGW